The Oncorhynchus clarkii lewisi isolate Uvic-CL-2024 chromosome 29, UVic_Ocla_1.0, whole genome shotgun sequence genome contains a region encoding:
- the LOC139388457 gene encoding alpha-1A adrenergic receptor-like — MVPSGENITFPVSENCPNCSSSSYADMDNTKAVTLGLVLGVFVIFGVLGNILVILSVVCHRHLRSVTHYFIANLAAADLLLSSTVLPFSATSEVLGRWVFGRPFCSAWAALDVLCCTASILSLCVISVDRYLAVSYPLRYPAMATGRRGLVAVTALWGLSAAISVGPLFGWKEPEPEDETECRITEEPGYAIFSALGSFYVPLAVILAMYCRVYVVAKQKSRDLREGRKSEGGMVTKGEGVTLRIHRGNAPAVPEGQEQEGEKGTIRRRRTFALMRLLKFSREKKAAKTLGIVVGCFVLCWLPFFLVMPIGSIFPSYRPPDTIFKITFWLGYLNSCINPIIYPCFSQEFKRAFLNVLHGRCLRQGGRSSKSLGFASSYGPSPGPSSLIRSKPPPSSSSFSTKPRQAPSPASPSLGCCRTFSGSSSSVGVPGHTHIARVQSKSLLKAWCFAAGERPPPLGAPCQSPSALATCQAKVHRLTMGAKGEAV, encoded by the exons ATGGTTCCCTCGGGTGAAAACATAACTTTCCCCGTGTCAGAGAACTGTCCCAACTGCAGCTCCTCTTCCTATGCTGATATGGATAACACTAAGGCTGTGACCCTGGGGCTGGTGCTGGGAGTGTTTGTCATCTTCGGGGTTCTAGGTAACATCCTGGTCATTCTGTCTGTGGTGTGCCACCGCCACCTGCGCTCTGTCACACACTACTTCATCGCCAACCTGGCAGCAGCCGACCTGCTCCTGAGCTCCACTGTGCTGCCCTTCTCTGCCACTTCGGAGGTCCTGGGGCGCTGGGTGTTTGGCCGGCCATTCTGCAGTGCTTGGGCTGCCTTGGATGTTCTCTGCTGCACTGCCTCTATCCTCAGTCTGTGTGTCATCTCTGTGGACCGCTACCTAGCAGTCAGCTACCCGCTGCGCTACCCGGCCATGGCCACTGGGAGGCGCGGCCTGGTCGCAGTGACAGCTCTCTGGGGCCTCTCGGCAGCCATATCCGTGGGTCCACTCTTCGGCTGGAAGGAGCCCGAACCAGAGGACGAGACTGAGTGCCGGATCACAGAGGAACCGGGTTATGCTATTTTCTCTGCCCTGGGGTCGTTCTATGTGCCACTGGCTGTCATTCTGGCCATGTACTGCAGGGTGTATGTGGTGGCCAAGCAGAAGTCCCGGGACCTGAGGGAGGGCAGGAAGAGTGAGGGGGGGATGGTCACGAAGGGAGAGGGAGTGACACTGAGGATCCATCGTGGAAATGCCCCTGCTGTGCCAGAGGGCCAGGAGCAGGAGGGAGAAAAGGGCACCATTAGGCGGAGACGCACCTTCGCCCTTATGCGCCTGCTGAAGTTTTCCCGGGAGAAGAAGGCAGCCAAGACACTGGGCATCGTGGTTGGCTGCTTCGTTCTCTGCTGGCTGCCCTTCTTCCTGGTTATGCCCATCG GCTCCATATTCCCATCATACAGGCCACCTGACACCATCTTTAAGATCACCTTCTGGCTGGGCTACCTCAACAGCTGTATCAACCCTATTATCTATCCCTGCTTCAGCCAGGAGTTCAAGAGGGCATTCCTCAACGTTCTGCATGGACGCTGTCTCAGACAGGGGGGCAGGAGCTCCAAATCTTTGGGGTTTGCTTCTTCCTATGGTCCCAGTCCTGGTCCATCGTCTCTTATCAGATCCAagcctcccccctcctcctccagcttCTCCACCAAGCCCCGCCAAGCCCCCTCCCCAGCCTCTCCCTCCTTGGGCTGCTGTAGGACCTTCTCTGGCTCCTCTTCCTCAGTGGGGGTGCCAGGCCATACCCACATTGCTCGGGTCCAGAGTAAAAGCCTGCTGAAGGCGTGGTGCTTTGCAGCGGGGGAAAGACCGCCACCATTGGGTGCTCCTTGCCAAAGCCCTTCAGCCCTTGCTACATGTCAAGCCAAAGTCCATCGCCTCACCATGGGAGCGAAAGGGGAGGCAGTGTGA